In one Kitasatospora cineracea genomic region, the following are encoded:
- a CDS encoding PP2C family protein-serine/threonine phosphatase translates to MAAWPATAVRPAGARWEAAMAQALRAPAWVRLLPVLLVVADLVMEWSIPSSVAAGFLLTVIPVVVAFSGGPALVVCSTAVTVALQALLALRAGHLTEQHHLWTYLATALAGAMGAGLARQRRRQARDLARVRAVADTLQHTVLRPVPARAGGLRAAGLYHPAQADVGIGGDLYEVCETEYGTRILLGDVRGKGLDAVRTVADVIGAFRVAAYETAELGELAAKLDRQVHRAAEQRGDRELFVTAVLLEHRPGGTELGLVNRGHLAPLLLAPGSVGTVRCPEDLPLGLGHLAAGPVEPPVTVPLPPGRTLLLHTDGLTEARDRTGAFYPLAARLGTLPATDPDAVVSFLDRDVRRHAGSLTDDVAVLAFTTA, encoded by the coding sequence ATGGCAGCGTGGCCCGCCACCGCAGTCCGCCCGGCCGGGGCGCGCTGGGAGGCCGCGATGGCGCAGGCGCTGCGCGCCCCGGCCTGGGTGCGGCTGCTGCCGGTGCTGCTGGTGGTGGCCGACCTGGTGATGGAGTGGTCCATCCCCAGTTCGGTCGCGGCCGGCTTCCTGCTCACCGTGATCCCGGTGGTGGTCGCGTTCAGCGGCGGCCCCGCGCTGGTCGTCTGCTCCACCGCCGTCACCGTCGCCCTCCAGGCGCTGCTCGCGCTGCGGGCCGGCCACCTGACCGAGCAGCACCACCTGTGGACGTACCTGGCCACCGCGCTGGCCGGCGCGATGGGCGCGGGGCTGGCCCGGCAGCGCCGCCGCCAGGCCCGCGACCTGGCCCGGGTGCGGGCCGTCGCCGACACCCTCCAGCACACCGTGCTGCGCCCGGTCCCGGCCCGGGCCGGGGGCCTGCGCGCCGCCGGGCTCTACCACCCCGCGCAGGCGGACGTCGGCATCGGCGGCGACCTGTACGAGGTGTGCGAGACCGAGTACGGCACCCGGATCCTGCTCGGGGACGTCCGCGGCAAGGGGCTGGACGCGGTGCGGACCGTCGCCGACGTGATCGGCGCGTTCCGGGTCGCCGCCTACGAGACCGCCGAACTGGGGGAGCTGGCGGCCAAGTTGGACCGCCAGGTGCACCGGGCCGCCGAACAGCGCGGCGACCGCGAGCTGTTCGTCACCGCGGTGCTGCTCGAACACCGCCCCGGCGGGACCGAGCTCGGCCTGGTCAACCGGGGCCACCTGGCCCCGCTGCTGCTGGCCCCGGGCAGCGTCGGCACCGTCCGCTGCCCCGAGGACCTCCCGCTGGGCCTGGGCCACCTGGCGGCCGGCCCCGTCGAGCCGCCCGTCACCGTCCCGCTGCCGCCCGGCCGCACCCTGCTGCTGCACACCGACGGCCTCACCGAGGCCCGCGACCGCACCGGCGCGTTCTACCCGCTCGCCGCCCGCCTGGGCACCCTGCCCGCCACCGACCCGGACGCCGTGGTCTCCTTCCTCGACCGGGACGTCCGCCGCCACGCCGGTTCCCTGACCGACGACGTGGCGGTCCTCGCCTTCACCACCGCCTGA
- a CDS encoding ABC transporter substrate-binding protein produces MAQWNRRGRAALAAMMGGTLLLSGCGIAGIGDDPHRPADLRALLPERVRKAGVVTVGASFTAAPVVYRNDRNEPDGLDPHLAQKLGALLGVRMEFQDVGPFANVLPGLLDRKYDIAMSGITDTREREQGVDKDGKQVNPGVDFVDYFMAGIGIAVDKGNPQNIHEIDDLCGHTVTVKKGTTHADLLSRQKTVCDHNGKPMTIMETDSDGAAVDNLKGRADAFVTDYPKVTYAAQTVDNGNALQVGGPQLQPRPFGIALRKDDQQLRDVLMRAMNRLITDGSYDQVLNDHQLQVGAIQNAVTNGP; encoded by the coding sequence ATGGCTCAGTGGAACCGGCGGGGGCGCGCCGCGCTCGCCGCCATGATGGGCGGGACGCTGCTGTTGAGCGGCTGCGGCATCGCCGGGATCGGCGACGACCCGCACAGACCCGCGGACCTGCGCGCGCTGCTGCCCGAACGGGTGCGCAAGGCCGGGGTGGTGACCGTCGGCGCCTCGTTCACGGCCGCGCCGGTGGTGTACCGCAACGACCGCAACGAACCGGACGGGCTGGACCCGCACCTGGCGCAGAAGCTGGGCGCGCTGCTCGGGGTCCGGATGGAGTTCCAGGACGTCGGGCCGTTCGCCAACGTGCTGCCCGGGCTGCTCGACCGCAAGTACGACATCGCCATGTCCGGGATCACCGACACCCGCGAGCGCGAGCAGGGCGTCGACAAGGACGGCAAGCAGGTCAACCCCGGCGTGGACTTCGTCGACTACTTCATGGCCGGCATCGGCATCGCCGTCGACAAGGGCAACCCGCAGAACATCCACGAGATCGACGACCTGTGCGGGCACACCGTCACGGTCAAGAAGGGCACCACCCACGCCGACCTGCTCAGCCGGCAGAAGACGGTCTGCGACCACAACGGGAAACCGATGACCATCATGGAGACGGACAGCGACGGCGCCGCCGTCGACAACCTGAAGGGCCGCGCGGACGCCTTCGTCACCGACTACCCGAAGGTCACGTACGCCGCGCAGACCGTCGACAACGGCAACGCCCTCCAGGTCGGCGGCCCGCAACTGCAGCCCCGCCCGTTCGGCATCGCGCTGCGCAAGGACGACCAGCAGCTGCGCGACGTCCTGATGCGGGCGATGAACCGGCTGATCACCGACGGCAGTTACGACCAGGTGCTGAACGACCACCAGCTGCAGGTCGGCGCGATCCAGAACGCGGTCACCAACGGGCCGTGA
- a CDS encoding alpha/beta hydrolase, whose protein sequence is MDIPTLRDADPNRLFTAADAYASLAAAFSGHADTWRDGVDGRVRNSGWRGTAADSAHQSLARTTGKLTAAHLELARIAPVLREGAEAFLLARSKLRAALADADAGGFTVSDDGGISWPPPSAAERHDPDAPDRSRQGTELRDRIADALSEAAHADQVTAQRLRQYTNDARTGAGLDPGTAAMRLNSAVLDALNPFGGDEDLVRAGMPGKDAPPTEVNAWWKSLPPDEQQRLIQQYPAELGNRDGMPTPARDQANRINLDRMVADLSSRQDLSDWDKKKLEGFKAIQGRLRDDQGKQPPAYLMVIGDQGQGRAAIAYGNPDTADDVVAYVPGLNTEVKNMAGGDANRARDLWQTAHDTDPSRSTASIAWLGYDTPQVKGISPDMFAVAGEDRAKQGGEAYQGFLQGLRASHEGQPAHLTALGHSYGSFTVGQAAQRPGGIPADDIVLVGSPGTGAQQASQLGVGAGHVWVGAAEHDPVSHLPSHSEAKGIGIGAGIGGVLAGPLGAVAGGFIGDKIAGHDDPHELWFGQDPASSEFGAHRFDVADGPLGFESHSDYWNQGDGRDGHSLRNMGLIVSGHGDRVSGQEYR, encoded by the coding sequence ATGGACATCCCCACGCTCCGCGACGCGGACCCGAACCGGCTGTTCACCGCCGCCGACGCGTACGCCTCGCTGGCCGCCGCGTTCTCCGGCCACGCCGACACCTGGCGGGACGGGGTGGACGGCCGGGTGCGCAACTCCGGCTGGCGCGGCACCGCCGCGGACAGCGCCCACCAGTCGCTGGCCCGGACCACCGGCAAACTGACCGCCGCGCACCTGGAGTTGGCGCGGATCGCGCCCGTCCTGCGGGAGGGCGCGGAGGCGTTCCTGCTGGCCCGCTCCAAGCTCCGGGCCGCGCTCGCCGACGCCGACGCCGGCGGCTTCACCGTCTCGGACGACGGCGGGATCTCCTGGCCGCCGCCGAGCGCCGCCGAACGCCACGACCCCGACGCCCCCGACCGCTCCCGGCAGGGCACCGAGCTGCGCGACCGGATCGCCGACGCGCTCTCCGAGGCCGCGCACGCCGACCAGGTCACCGCGCAGCGCCTGCGCCAGTACACCAACGACGCCCGGACCGGCGCCGGCCTGGACCCGGGCACCGCCGCGATGCGCCTGAACAGCGCCGTGCTGGACGCGCTCAACCCGTTCGGCGGCGACGAGGACCTGGTCCGCGCGGGCATGCCCGGCAAGGACGCCCCGCCGACCGAGGTCAACGCCTGGTGGAAGTCCCTCCCGCCGGACGAGCAGCAGCGCCTGATCCAGCAGTACCCGGCCGAGCTCGGCAACCGCGACGGCATGCCGACCCCGGCCCGGGACCAGGCCAACCGGATCAACCTGGACCGGATGGTCGCCGACCTGTCCTCCCGTCAGGACCTCTCCGACTGGGACAAGAAGAAGCTGGAGGGCTTCAAGGCCATCCAGGGCCGGCTCCGCGACGACCAGGGCAAGCAGCCGCCCGCCTACCTGATGGTGATCGGCGACCAGGGCCAGGGCCGGGCCGCCATCGCGTACGGCAACCCGGACACCGCGGACGACGTGGTGGCGTACGTGCCGGGCCTGAACACCGAGGTCAAGAACATGGCGGGCGGCGACGCCAACCGGGCCCGCGACCTGTGGCAGACCGCGCACGACACCGACCCGAGCCGCTCCACCGCCTCGATCGCCTGGCTCGGCTACGACACCCCGCAGGTCAAGGGCATCAGCCCGGACATGTTCGCGGTGGCCGGCGAGGACCGGGCCAAGCAGGGCGGCGAGGCGTACCAGGGCTTCCTGCAGGGCCTGCGCGCCTCGCACGAGGGCCAGCCCGCGCACCTGACCGCGCTGGGCCACTCGTACGGCTCGTTCACCGTCGGGCAGGCCGCGCAGCGTCCCGGCGGCATCCCCGCGGACGACATCGTGCTGGTCGGCTCGCCCGGCACCGGCGCGCAGCAGGCCTCGCAGCTGGGCGTCGGCGCGGGCCACGTGTGGGTGGGCGCGGCCGAGCACGACCCGGTCTCGCACCTGCCCAGCCACAGCGAGGCGAAGGGCATCGGCATCGGCGCGGGCATCGGCGGGGTGCTGGCCGGCCCGCTGGGCGCGGTGGCCGGCGGGTTCATCGGCGACAAGATCGCCGGGCACGACGACCCGCACGAGCTGTGGTTCGGCCAGGACCCGGCGAGCAGCGAGTTCGGGGCGCACCGCTTCGACGTCGCGGACGGCCCGCTGGGCTTCGAGTCGCACTCGGACTACTGGAACCAGGGCGACGGCCGGGACGGGCACTCGCTGCGCAACATGGGCTTGATCGTCTCCGGCCACGGCGACCGGGTGTCCGGACAGGAGTACCGATGA
- a CDS encoding type VII secretion target → MSVGPGGSGGSGGGFQVEPGELDGAGQTAGNVAEQVPPSTSQVLGASDDAEAGLRGWTTGSELDSCTDEWKRLLDSLSAEMDRQGGNLRQTAANYRRAEQDVATGLAGR, encoded by the coding sequence TTGAGTGTGGGCCCGGGCGGCAGCGGCGGTAGCGGCGGCGGATTCCAGGTGGAGCCCGGCGAGTTGGACGGGGCGGGGCAGACCGCGGGGAACGTCGCCGAGCAGGTGCCGCCGAGCACTTCGCAGGTGCTCGGGGCCTCGGACGACGCCGAGGCCGGGCTGCGCGGCTGGACCACCGGCAGCGAGCTGGACTCCTGCACGGACGAGTGGAAACGGCTGCTGGACAGCCTCTCCGCCGAGATGGACCGGCAGGGCGGCAACCTGCGGCAGACCGCCGCGAACTACCGGCGCGCCGAGCAGGACGTGGCGACCGGACTGGCGGGGCGGTGA